DNA from Armatimonadota bacterium:
ACGCTCACGGGCGTCCTCGGCGTCATCGCGCTCGCCGCCGCCGCCTCCGGGTACCTGTTGCGGCCGGCCTCGGCCCTGGAGCGGGTGCTCCTCCTGCTGGCGGCGGTCAGCCTGATCTTCCACCGGGTGACCTGGGACGTGGCCGGCGCGGTGCTCCTCGTCGGGGTGGCCTTGATCCAGCGGCTCCTCCCCCGGGCGGTCCTGCCGGCGAGAAGGGACAAACCCGACCTGGAGCGTGCGGAGGCGGGGTAGTGCGGCAGCGCGCGGAGGCGAGGTAGTGCGGCTGGTGGCAGCCGGGGCGGCGGGGGCGGCGGTGGTGCTGCTCGCCGCCCTGGCCTGGCCCGTGCGGGTGGTGACGGTCACCGTCATCCCGGCCGGAGCGGTGCGCCCGCGCGTCGCCCTGGAGGTCCCGCTGCGCGCGCCCCTGCCGCTGCGGGTGACCTACGTGCACTCGGTGGAGCGGACGCCCGTGGTCGAGCACTACGAGGCCGCGCGGCCGGGGCTGCGCCTGGTGGGGATGACCTTCACCGCGCAGGGGGCCGGCCTGCCCTCGAGCGGCTACACCACGGAGGACGGGCA
Protein-coding regions in this window:
- a CDS encoding DUF1850 domain-containing protein, giving the protein MRLVAAGAAGAAVVLLAALAWPVRVVTVTVIPAGAVRPRVALEVPLRAPLPLRVTYVHSVERTPVVEHYEAARPGLRLVGMTFTAQGAGLPSSGYTTEDGHFQLRADRALPRLAIRVSAAAPPHLTLGGTTLDLLRLAGDGGSVTVEVRWRPWWRLRPVVYW